A region from the Salidesulfovibrio onnuriiensis genome encodes:
- a CDS encoding AI-2E family transporter produces MMPNPFHTRQSLPGNIYTYFLAVLLLLALYLFYQIIAPFLHTILIAMVLAVIFSPVFLRAMDLCKGRRNLAAMMTVGLIVFVILLPLAFVLVALVEQGAQSLKGISQWVSQNGLDKLLDSHHMSKYLDWLEIQLPFIKVDDIDFQSRIIAFSQSFTETLLGMSTIFVRNATEFFLKFLLMIFILFYFLRDGIDMVSYLRYLSPLREEQEDSIIDSFNRVSKGVLMGCLLVAILQGLVGGLGLAMVGIPGIFWGAMMAFAALIPVLGTGLVWVPAVCYLLLVGDWKSALFLAGWCGIIVVGIDTFLRPYFMKEAARVSTFYIFMAILGGVYAFGMLGILYGPLILSFGMVMLQIYGEEYADILTPENGACKEAASDTTPEK; encoded by the coding sequence ATGATGCCCAATCCATTTCATACCCGCCAATCCCTGCCCGGCAACATCTACACCTATTTCCTTGCGGTGCTTTTGCTGCTGGCCCTGTATCTTTTCTACCAGATAATCGCCCCGTTCCTGCATACCATCCTCATCGCCATGGTCCTGGCCGTGATTTTTTCCCCGGTTTTCCTGCGGGCCATGGATCTGTGCAAGGGCAGGCGGAACCTGGCCGCCATGATGACTGTGGGGCTCATCGTGTTCGTGATCCTGCTGCCTCTGGCCTTCGTGTTGGTGGCTCTGGTGGAGCAGGGGGCGCAATCGCTGAAGGGCATCAGCCAGTGGGTGAGCCAGAACGGGCTGGATAAGCTCCTGGATTCCCATCACATGAGCAAATATCTGGACTGGCTTGAGATCCAGTTGCCGTTCATCAAGGTGGACGACATCGACTTCCAGTCCAGGATCATTGCCTTTTCCCAGAGTTTCACCGAGACCCTGCTGGGCATGAGTACCATTTTTGTGCGCAACGCCACGGAATTTTTTCTCAAGTTTCTGCTCATGATCTTCATTCTGTTCTATTTTTTGCGCGACGGCATCGATATGGTTTCCTATCTTCGGTATTTGTCGCCGTTGCGGGAGGAACAGGAGGATTCCATCATCGACAGCTTCAACCGCGTGTCCAAGGGCGTGCTTATGGGCTGTCTGCTGGTGGCCATCCTCCAGGGGCTCGTGGGCGGCCTGGGCCTGGCCATGGTGGGGATCCCCGGCATTTTCTGGGGAGCCATGATGGCCTTTGCCGCACTGATTCCGGTGCTCGGCACCGGTCTGGTCTGGGTCCCCGCGGTCTGCTACCTGCTGCTGGTGGGTGACTGGAAGTCCGCCTTGTTCCTGGCCGGGTGGTGCGGCATCATCGTGGTGGGCATCGACACCTTCCTGCGCCCCTATTTCATGAAAGAGGCCGCCCGTGTCTCCACGTTCTACATTTTCATGGCCATTCTGGGCGGCGTGTATGCCTTCGGCATGCTTGGAATCCTGTATGGCCCCCTTATCCTGAGTTTCGGCATGGTCATGCTTCAGATTTATGGTGAAGAATATGCCGACATCCTGACCCCTGAAAACGGCGCGTGCAAAGAGGCTGCGTCCGATACCACCCCGGAGAAGTAA
- a CDS encoding PAS domain S-box protein has product MAAKKTTTDKTDHFGLDFATFARIIDELHDEIIVYDNNYKVVYANKACQRHYGYTQQEMIGKNFSFFVAENNRCWDVSILPTVYKLKKALKQEQKTHLGADIFTIATPIFDENGEIEFVPMNVHDDYHKGSIKRFTDIKDAVENPRRGSRKA; this is encoded by the coding sequence ATGGCGGCAAAAAAGACAACAACGGATAAAACGGACCACTTCGGTCTCGACTTTGCCACGTTCGCCAGGATCATCGACGAACTGCACGACGAAATCATCGTCTATGACAACAATTACAAGGTGGTCTACGCCAACAAGGCCTGCCAACGGCATTACGGCTATACGCAACAGGAGATGATCGGTAAGAACTTTTCGTTTTTCGTGGCCGAGAACAACCGGTGCTGGGATGTTTCCATTCTGCCCACGGTCTACAAACTGAAAAAAGCGCTCAAGCAGGAACAGAAAACCCATCTTGGCGCAGACATATTCACCATCGCCACCCCGATCTTCGACGAAAACGGCGAGATCGAATTCGTGCCCATGAACGTGCACGACGACTACCACAAAGGTTCCATCAAGCGTTTCACGGACATCAAGGACGCCGTGGAGAACCCCCGGAGAGGCTCCAGGAAGGCCTGA
- a CDS encoding pancreas/duodenum homeobox protein 1 yields the protein MARYVDVFTEAKLSEMFPASRSNDFFEALFGDAEEGSYDIQLAFAGAEGSTLNFEFNLNQRPGKCLVCSLTYGLPQVFSRHPIINVQGLAEQIAHVAGNTGGDVIWKLGITNERSHAQHYIPLTIELG from the coding sequence ATGGCGAGATACGTGGATGTTTTCACCGAGGCGAAGTTGTCGGAGATGTTTCCGGCCAGCAGGAGCAATGACTTTTTCGAGGCTTTGTTCGGTGATGCGGAAGAAGGGAGCTACGACATTCAATTGGCCTTTGCCGGAGCCGAAGGCAGCACGCTCAATTTCGAGTTCAATCTCAACCAGCGTCCGGGAAAGTGTCTGGTCTGCAGCCTGACCTACGGGTTGCCGCAGGTCTTTTCCCGCCACCCCATCATTAATGTGCAGGGCCTGGCCGAACAGATTGCCCATGTGGCGGGCAACACCGGCGGCGATGTGATCTGGAAGCTCGGCATCACCAATGAACGCAGCCACGCTCAGCATTATATCCCGTTGACCATAGAACTGGGATAA
- a CDS encoding UxaA family hydrolase produces MTFSGYLRPDGKVGIRNKILIVAVDECADGICRAIAQDFDDAVVVTNFVTCMMAGNEELLHNIVGVGKNPNVAGAVVVAMGCGSIDPELVAAPIRETGKPAYSLRAISQGGTRKAVEHGRELAAKVAEFAAACERIDAPLSKLTVGVKCGGSDASSGLASNPTVGVAVDKLIDMGGTVIGGEVIEFIGGEKYLLERCATPEIREKLDRIMKAEERRWSIPGADVEIMSVGNSVGGLTTIEEKTLGALHKFGTHPVQGVLEASRHGIETPEKPGLHLAEVTHLCGASAINFAAMGAQCIVWTSGGSGFNNEIIPVIRVSGNADLFTEDQDIDARAIMRGEATSQQVGEALFEKIIEIANGSPTAVEGIGYSYCSIYQKDQRIESCLGLLR; encoded by the coding sequence ATGACTTTTTCCGGATACCTGCGTCCCGACGGCAAGGTCGGAATCCGCAACAAGATACTCATCGTCGCTGTGGACGAATGTGCCGACGGCATCTGCCGCGCCATTGCGCAGGACTTTGACGACGCGGTGGTCGTCACCAACTTCGTCACCTGCATGATGGCGGGCAACGAGGAACTGCTCCACAACATCGTCGGCGTGGGCAAGAACCCCAACGTGGCTGGCGCGGTTGTGGTGGCCATGGGCTGCGGCAGCATTGATCCGGAGCTGGTGGCCGCCCCCATACGGGAAACCGGTAAACCGGCCTATTCCCTGCGGGCCATATCCCAGGGCGGTACCCGCAAGGCCGTGGAACACGGCAGGGAACTGGCCGCCAAGGTCGCCGAATTCGCAGCGGCCTGCGAACGCATAGACGCCCCGCTTTCCAAGCTCACCGTGGGCGTCAAGTGCGGCGGCTCCGACGCCTCGTCGGGCCTTGCCTCCAACCCCACCGTTGGCGTGGCCGTGGACAAGCTCATTGATATGGGCGGAACAGTCATCGGCGGCGAGGTCATCGAATTCATCGGCGGTGAAAAATATCTGCTGGAACGCTGCGCCACCCCCGAAATCCGCGAAAAGCTGGACCGTATCATGAAGGCCGAGGAAAGGCGCTGGAGCATCCCGGGCGCGGACGTGGAAATCATGAGCGTGGGCAACAGCGTGGGCGGCCTGACCACCATCGAGGAAAAAACCCTGGGTGCGCTGCACAAGTTCGGCACCCACCCGGTGCAGGGCGTGCTGGAAGCCAGCCGCCACGGAATCGAGACCCCGGAAAAGCCCGGCCTGCATCTGGCGGAAGTCACTCACCTCTGCGGGGCTTCGGCCATCAATTTCGCGGCCATGGGCGCCCAGTGCATTGTCTGGACCAGCGGAGGTTCCGGATTCAACAACGAAATCATCCCGGTCATCAGGGTCAGCGGCAATGCGGATCTCTTCACCGAGGACCAGGACATTGACGCACGCGCCATCATGCGCGGCGAAGCAACCAGCCAGCAGGTGGGCGAAGCCCTGTTCGAAAAGATCATTGAAATTGCCAACGGCTCGCCGACAGCCGTCGAAGGCATCGGGTACTCCTACTGCAGCATCTACCAGAAGGACCAACGCATCGAAAGCTGCCTCGGCCTGCTGAGATAA
- a CDS encoding transporter substrate-binding domain-containing protein: protein MKRLVSVLAIIAAMLMAFGCSQAPEQNAQQPAKEVNVKLELSKMSTLEKILERGELRVGFESGYVPFEMTNKKGDFIGFDIDMAKEMAKAMGVKFVAINTAWDGIIPALLSDKFDIIMSGMTVTQERNLKVMFADPYIVVGQTILINPKHEGTITSYKDLNNEQYTVTSKLGTTGEQAVKRSIPKCNYKSFENETEAVMEVINGKADAYVYDLPNCVYFKAEFGDKLVFLDKPFTFEPLAWAINKGDPDFMNWLNNFLRQVKNDGRYEKMYDKWIRHQEWVKELSE from the coding sequence ATGAAACGTCTGGTATCCGTCCTGGCTATCATTGCAGCCATGCTCATGGCATTCGGCTGCAGCCAGGCCCCCGAGCAAAATGCGCAGCAGCCCGCCAAGGAAGTCAACGTCAAGCTGGAACTTTCCAAGATGTCCACCCTGGAAAAAATCCTGGAACGCGGCGAACTTCGCGTGGGCTTCGAATCCGGCTATGTCCCCTTTGAAATGACCAACAAGAAGGGCGACTTCATCGGCTTCGACATCGACATGGCCAAGGAAATGGCCAAGGCCATGGGCGTCAAGTTCGTGGCTATCAACACGGCCTGGGACGGCATTATCCCGGCCCTGCTTTCCGACAAGTTCGACATCATCATGTCCGGCATGACCGTGACCCAGGAACGCAACCTGAAAGTCATGTTCGCCGATCCGTACATCGTGGTCGGCCAGACCATCCTGATCAACCCCAAGCACGAGGGCACGATCACCTCCTACAAGGACCTGAACAACGAACAGTACACGGTCACCTCCAAGCTCGGCACCACCGGCGAGCAGGCCGTGAAGCGCTCTATTCCCAAGTGCAACTACAAATCCTTTGAAAACGAAACCGAAGCCGTCATGGAAGTCATCAACGGCAAGGCCGACGCCTATGTGTACGACCTTCCCAACTGTGTGTACTTCAAGGCGGAATTCGGCGACAAACTCGTGTTCCTGGACAAGCCCTTCACCTTCGAGCCCCTGGCTTGGGCCATCAACAAGGGCGACCCGGACTTCATGAACTGGCTGAACAACTTCCTGCGTCAGGTCAAGAACGACGGCCGCTATGAAAAAATGTACGACAAGTGGATCCGCCATCAGGAGTGGGTCAAGGAATTATCCGAATAA
- a CDS encoding UxaA family hydrolase, with the protein MPKAIVMTENDNVATALEALEQGVVVTLMDKKGNTLPSITVREDIPAGNKFALKDLEAGAPLIKYGNDCGTLTKAIPQGHFVHVHNVKSDRIDIPPHIITEILRQMDYTQGA; encoded by the coding sequence ATGCCGAAAGCAATCGTCATGACCGAAAACGACAACGTGGCAACCGCCCTCGAAGCACTGGAACAGGGCGTGGTGGTCACACTCATGGATAAAAAGGGCAACACGCTGCCGAGCATCACGGTGCGTGAAGACATTCCCGCGGGAAATAAGTTCGCCCTCAAGGACCTGGAAGCCGGGGCACCGCTCATCAAGTACGGCAACGACTGCGGCACGCTGACCAAGGCCATCCCCCAGGGGCACTTTGTACACGTGCACAACGTGAAGAGCGACCGCATCGACATCCCGCCCCACATCATCACGGAGATTCTCCGTCAGATGGATTACACACAAGGAGCATAA
- a CDS encoding sigma-54 interaction domain-containing protein yields MRAHERARRLPQRFHQAFHGHQGRRGEPPERLQEGLIYRSESMQEVIGLAHQVSTLVSPCLLLGESGSGKSLLAKYIHSNSPRRANPFVVVNCASIPEQLFESELFGHKRGAFTGANSDKQGLFAKAEGGTLFLDEISELPLMMQAKLLHVVQEREYRPVGGTKTLKTDVKLLAATNRNLFSMVQSGAFREDLYYRLNVFEIVLPSLRNRLEDLVPLIYYFLNYYGKLYGRSKRMGDDALKVMQRYDWRGNVRELSHVIERLVVTVEEEEIRTTHLPSSVYEINLCERGQAASSLDKALENVERKMILGAYEKLKSTRKIAKALNISQSRASRLLRKYK; encoded by the coding sequence ATTCGTGCCCATGAACGTGCACGACGACTACCACAAAGGTTCCATCAAGCGTTTCACGGACATCAAGGACGCCGTGGAGAACCCCCGGAGAGGCTCCAGGAAGGCCTGATCTACCGAAGCGAATCCATGCAGGAAGTCATCGGACTGGCCCACCAGGTCAGCACGCTGGTTTCCCCCTGCCTGCTGCTGGGGGAATCCGGCAGCGGCAAAAGCCTGCTGGCCAAATACATTCACTCCAACAGCCCGCGCCGGGCCAATCCGTTTGTGGTGGTCAACTGCGCCAGCATCCCGGAACAGCTTTTCGAGTCCGAACTTTTCGGGCACAAGCGCGGCGCATTCACCGGGGCCAACTCGGACAAGCAGGGACTTTTTGCCAAGGCAGAGGGCGGCACCCTGTTCCTGGACGAGATTTCGGAGCTGCCGCTCATGATGCAGGCCAAGCTCCTGCATGTGGTTCAGGAGCGGGAATACAGGCCTGTGGGCGGCACTAAAACCCTCAAGACAGATGTCAAACTGCTTGCCGCCACCAACAGGAACCTCTTCAGCATGGTCCAGAGCGGAGCGTTTCGCGAAGACCTGTATTACAGGCTCAATGTCTTTGAGATCGTCCTGCCCAGTCTCCGCAACAGACTCGAGGACCTGGTCCCGCTGATCTACTACTTCCTGAACTACTACGGCAAACTCTACGGCCGCAGCAAACGCATGGGCGACGATGCCCTGAAGGTCATGCAACGCTATGACTGGCGCGGCAACGTGCGCGAACTATCCCACGTCATCGAGCGCCTCGTAGTCACCGTGGAAGAAGAGGAGATCAGGACAACCCACCTTCCCTCCTCGGTCTATGAAATCAACCTCTGCGAACGCGGCCAGGCAGCCAGCAGCCTGGACAAGGCACTGGAGAACGTGGAACGGAAGATGATCCTCGGCGCCTACGAAAAACTCAAAAGTACGCGCAAGATAGCCAAGGCCCTGAACATCAGCCAATCGCGTGCATCCCGTCTTCTTCGCAAGTATAAATAG
- a CDS encoding hybrid sensor histidine kinase/response regulator, with protein MAKERILIVEDDAIAEIDVKAALDRVGFAVAGVAATGEDAVRLAGEVSPDLVLMDVRLAGKMDGPEAATRIAERHDIPVVFLTVYADDATLRDVKASGPFACLLKPVDDRELKTAVEIALYKHGMEQELRKARDAAEAANEAKTSFLATISHELRTPLNGVLGMTELLLLSDIDDEHKENVQLIKDASSSLLGLLNQILDYSKLEARIRDVRESDFRVRDILEGLKSVNSRQRGDKELSLELLVRPEVPEWLVGDGDKVRRILATLVGNAVKFTSRGGITVRVEQCPRGVCPGRAARGKAYFLFSVSDTGVGIEPEKQASLFESFTQGENYMTRQQGGLGLGLAIAQRLVNILGGDIWVESEPGKGSAFYFTAQLGASSMAEMGPERPAEEPTLEALLRGLRVLIVEDDPINQRYLSRLLEFQGCESHVVEDGSKAIAALKRRPYDVVLMDVQMPGMDGFEATLEIRSGKHEGVNSKVPIIALTAYAMWGDEQRCLHAGMDAYLAKPVDVDTLISTMETTLKSRRNR; from the coding sequence ATGGCAAAGGAAAGAATCCTGATAGTGGAAGACGACGCCATCGCGGAGATTGACGTCAAGGCCGCGCTGGACCGGGTCGGTTTCGCCGTGGCGGGCGTTGCCGCCACCGGCGAGGACGCCGTTCGTCTGGCCGGGGAGGTGTCTCCCGATCTGGTGCTCATGGATGTGCGCCTGGCGGGCAAGATGGATGGCCCGGAAGCCGCCACCAGGATTGCGGAGCGCCATGACATTCCGGTCGTGTTCCTGACCGTCTATGCGGACGATGCAACCCTGCGCGACGTGAAGGCTTCCGGTCCCTTTGCCTGTCTTCTCAAGCCTGTGGATGACCGGGAACTGAAGACCGCCGTTGAGATCGCCCTGTACAAGCACGGGATGGAGCAGGAACTGCGCAAGGCCCGCGACGCGGCCGAAGCGGCCAACGAGGCCAAGACATCCTTTCTGGCAACCATCAGCCACGAACTGCGTACGCCGCTCAACGGTGTCCTGGGTATGACCGAGTTGCTGCTGCTCTCGGATATCGACGACGAGCACAAGGAAAACGTCCAGTTGATCAAGGACGCTTCTTCCTCGCTGTTGGGCCTCCTCAATCAGATTCTTGATTATTCCAAGCTGGAGGCTCGGATTCGGGATGTCAGGGAATCGGATTTTCGTGTTCGGGATATTTTGGAAGGGTTGAAGTCCGTCAACAGCAGGCAGCGCGGCGACAAGGAACTGTCTCTTGAATTGCTGGTGCGGCCCGAGGTCCCGGAATGGCTTGTGGGCGACGGCGACAAGGTGCGCCGGATCCTGGCCACCCTGGTGGGCAACGCGGTCAAATTTACGAGCCGGGGCGGCATCACGGTTCGGGTAGAGCAGTGTCCGAGGGGCGTTTGCCCGGGCCGCGCCGCTCGGGGCAAAGCCTATTTTCTCTTTTCCGTTTCCGATACCGGGGTGGGGATAGAGCCGGAAAAGCAGGCCAGCCTGTTCGAAAGCTTTACCCAGGGCGAAAATTACATGACCCGTCAGCAGGGCGGACTGGGCCTGGGTCTGGCCATAGCACAGCGCCTGGTTAATATTCTGGGGGGCGACATCTGGGTGGAAAGCGAGCCGGGCAAGGGCAGCGCCTTTTATTTTACGGCCCAGCTCGGGGCCAGCTCCATGGCGGAGATGGGGCCGGAGCGGCCTGCGGAAGAACCCACGCTTGAGGCTCTCTTGCGCGGATTGAGGGTGCTCATCGTCGAGGATGACCCCATCAACCAGCGCTATCTTTCCCGGCTTCTCGAATTCCAGGGCTGCGAATCCCATGTTGTGGAGGATGGCAGCAAGGCCATTGCCGCGCTCAAGCGGCGGCCATACGATGTGGTGCTCATGGATGTCCAGATGCCGGGCATGGACGGATTCGAGGCAACCCTGGAAATCCGGAGCGGCAAGCATGAGGGTGTCAATTCCAAGGTGCCCATCATTGCCTTGACCGCCTATGCCATGTGGGGGGATGAGCAGCGTTGCCTGCATGCGGGCATGGACGCATATCTTGCAAAACCCGTTGATGTGGATACATTGATTTCCACCATGGAAACCACTCTGAAGTCACGCCGAAACCGGTGA
- the mltA gene encoding murein transglycosylase A, with product MRSWFLAAAVAVLLAIVLFFHFVLFPPKPKAPEVVEPSFLSVPAGEAEQIIYSLSPFVQGYSTWTAFQPALEKSLAYAEVKNPASVAVDRPGLTMTWGELAEGIREMIDLLPLLDKEPALMAERFRLFRFAPQTLMTGYYEPWLEASPVRTEEFKYPLYGLPADHKMVDLGQFHPRWKGQQLVYRMTEDGIVPYYDRKAIDGQGALDGKGNELGWARDLVDVFMLQVQGSGRLVMPDGSVRHILYAGKNGHPYVSVGKVLIDQGLVPREEMSMKRIKRFFEENPDKCREMLFRNPSYVFFRLHDEGPFGSIGKVLTPMVSVAVDRNYVPLGSLMLLDSVIPRVGGGGEKEFRSLVTAQDTGGAIKNTRCDLFCGTGTDAEYLAGHLQHNATLYMLVSKRAVPEDADQQ from the coding sequence GTGCGTTCCTGGTTCCTGGCCGCAGCAGTGGCGGTCCTTTTGGCTATTGTCCTGTTTTTTCATTTTGTCCTGTTTCCGCCCAAGCCCAAAGCTCCTGAAGTGGTGGAACCCAGTTTCCTGTCGGTTCCCGCCGGGGAGGCCGAGCAGATCATCTATTCCCTGTCGCCCTTTGTGCAGGGATATTCCACCTGGACGGCCTTTCAGCCAGCACTGGAAAAGAGTCTGGCCTATGCCGAGGTCAAGAATCCCGCGAGCGTGGCCGTCGACCGGCCGGGTTTAACCATGACCTGGGGCGAGCTGGCCGAAGGCATTCGGGAGATGATCGATCTGCTGCCGCTGCTGGACAAGGAACCGGCCCTGATGGCCGAACGTTTCCGCCTGTTTCGCTTTGCACCGCAGACCCTCATGACCGGGTATTACGAACCCTGGCTGGAAGCCTCTCCTGTGCGCACCGAGGAGTTCAAGTATCCCCTCTATGGCCTGCCCGCCGATCACAAGATGGTTGATCTGGGCCAGTTCCATCCCCGCTGGAAAGGGCAGCAGCTTGTCTACCGCATGACCGAGGACGGCATTGTGCCGTACTATGACCGGAAGGCCATCGACGGGCAGGGCGCACTCGATGGCAAGGGGAACGAATTGGGCTGGGCGCGGGACCTGGTGGATGTCTTCATGCTACAGGTGCAGGGCTCGGGACGGCTGGTCATGCCCGACGGCTCGGTGCGGCATATTCTTTATGCCGGGAAGAACGGTCATCCCTATGTGTCCGTCGGCAAGGTGCTCATCGACCAAGGACTTGTTCCCCGGGAAGAGATGAGCATGAAGCGCATCAAGCGGTTTTTTGAGGAGAATCCGGACAAGTGCCGGGAAATGCTTTTCCGTAATCCCAGCTATGTCTTTTTCCGGCTGCATGACGAGGGACCTTTCGGCAGCATCGGCAAGGTGCTGACCCCCATGGTCAGCGTGGCCGTGGACCGCAACTACGTGCCGCTGGGCTCGCTCATGCTGCTTGATAGCGTCATTCCCCGCGTTGGAGGCGGCGGCGAGAAGGAGTTTCGCTCCCTGGTCACGGCCCAGGATACGGGCGGGGCCATCAAGAACACCCGTTGCGACCTGTTCTGCGGCACGGGCACTGACGCCGAGTATCTGGCCGGTCATTTGCAGCACAACGCCACCCTGTACATGCTGGTGAGCAAGAGGGCCGTGCCAGAGGATGCCGATCAGCAATAA
- a CDS encoding BCCT family transporter, whose product MLQTKKLDMFLILTSLAVVAAIVLGLTMYPEAGKDAANYLFNLFTMIFGAPVLVAVFASVLFLTVLGFSKYGSIKLGEGQPEYSTFSWVSMMICAGLGSATVYWAFCEWAYYFNAPPLGFHTGTAGAYEIGTAYNLFHWGISAWATYCIAALPVAYHFHVRKNAGLSLSAVCTAIRGGKKMTPVWKATCRAIDTIFIFTCFGGLSITLGVSVPMVAEILCHVIGITPSFQVNLGIIIAISAVFSLSSYVGISKGMARISSMNTYFAIAFCLAVFLLGPTLYITKSTVNGLGTMFQNYVRMSLWTDPVNNGGFPEGWTIFYWLYWITYTPFVGLFITKVSKGRTIRAVIMNTLLSGSAGCFFFFGIIGNFSQNANITKAVDVAGLVGSGQGNQAIVQIMNTLPMGWFFIILFAVISVLFLATTLDSAAYTMSATVTPGLKAGEDPSPMHRLFWCLLLAAVPLAMMFINAPLNTIKTCAIVTSVPLTFIVGYMVYGWIKWMKQDYGLKSAETIAAEAREK is encoded by the coding sequence ATGTTGCAAACCAAAAAGCTGGATATGTTTCTCATCCTGACCAGCCTCGCCGTGGTGGCGGCCATTGTTCTGGGCCTGACCATGTACCCCGAGGCAGGCAAGGATGCGGCAAACTATCTGTTCAACCTTTTCACCATGATCTTCGGGGCCCCGGTTCTGGTGGCGGTATTCGCCTCGGTGCTGTTCCTGACGGTGCTGGGCTTCAGCAAGTACGGCTCCATCAAGCTTGGCGAAGGGCAGCCCGAATATTCCACCTTCAGCTGGGTCTCCATGATGATCTGTGCGGGCCTGGGATCGGCAACCGTTTACTGGGCATTCTGCGAATGGGCATACTATTTCAACGCCCCGCCCCTGGGATTCCATACCGGCACTGCGGGTGCTTATGAGATCGGCACCGCCTACAACCTGTTCCACTGGGGCATCAGCGCCTGGGCCACCTACTGCATCGCCGCCCTGCCCGTGGCCTACCACTTCCACGTGCGTAAGAACGCCGGGCTGAGCCTCTCCGCCGTGTGTACCGCCATCCGCGGGGGAAAAAAAATGACCCCGGTCTGGAAGGCAACCTGCCGCGCCATCGACACCATCTTCATCTTCACCTGCTTTGGCGGCCTGTCCATTACCCTGGGCGTCTCCGTACCCATGGTGGCCGAAATCCTGTGCCACGTCATCGGCATCACTCCGTCCTTCCAGGTGAATCTGGGCATCATCATTGCCATCTCCGCAGTGTTCTCCCTGAGTTCCTACGTGGGAATCTCCAAGGGCATGGCCCGCATCAGTTCCATGAACACCTACTTTGCCATCGCCTTCTGTCTGGCCGTGTTCCTGCTCGGGCCGACCCTGTACATCACCAAATCCACGGTCAACGGTCTGGGCACCATGTTCCAGAACTACGTGAGGATGAGCCTGTGGACCGACCCGGTCAACAACGGTGGATTCCCCGAAGGCTGGACCATCTTCTACTGGCTCTACTGGATCACCTACACCCCGTTCGTGGGCCTGTTCATCACCAAGGTCTCCAAGGGCCGCACCATCCGCGCCGTGATCATGAACACCCTGCTCAGCGGCAGCGCCGGCTGTTTCTTCTTCTTCGGCATCATCGGCAACTTCTCCCAGAACGCCAACATCACCAAGGCAGTGGACGTCGCCGGCCTCGTGGGCTCCGGCCAGGGCAACCAGGCCATCGTCCAGATCATGAACACCCTGCCCATGGGCTGGTTCTTCATCATTCTGTTCGCGGTCATCTCCGTGCTCTTCCTGGCCACCACCCTGGATTCCGCGGCCTACACCATGTCCGCCACGGTCACGCCAGGGCTCAAGGCGGGTGAAGACCCGTCCCCCATGCATCGCCTGTTCTGGTGCCTGCTGCTGGCAGCCGTGCCCCTGGCCATGATGTTCATCAACGCACCGCTGAACACCATCAAGACCTGCGCAATCGTCACCTCCGTGCCGCTGACCTTCATCGTCGGATACATGGTCTACGGCTGGATCAAATGGATGAAGCAGGACTACGGGCTCAAGAGCGCCGAAACCATTGCCGCCGAAGCGCGCGAAAAGTAG
- a CDS encoding transporter substrate-binding domain-containing protein, whose protein sequence is MMPEPNQSVSLQEAFNTALVSWAFLAVLCLAILLSCPLSAQSAPLKIRGDHDYPPYEFIKDGQPTGFNVDIMKAVARVMGLDVDISLGPWSTVRKQLEHGEIDALTGMYYSQERDEKVDFSTNHIVVHHSIFTRKGSPIKNLKDLVGKSVIVQSADIMDDFAKRELTGSSIIEVVNQDEALRLLAGGKYDAALLATLQGLYNAQKYGLDNITTVGAPLEPRDYCFAVPEGHVQLLAKLNEGLAIIRQTGEYRQIYDKWFGRYGQPDSNSTIAYLKTAIVVLTAFVLAACIWAWMERRKKTS, encoded by the coding sequence ATGATGCCCGAACCGAACCAAAGCGTTTCCCTGCAGGAGGCCTTCAACACCGCCCTCGTCTCATGGGCGTTCCTGGCTGTCCTGTGTCTGGCGATCCTGCTGTCATGCCCTCTTTCGGCGCAGTCCGCCCCCCTCAAGATTCGAGGGGACCACGACTACCCGCCCTATGAATTCATAAAGGACGGCCAACCCACAGGATTCAACGTCGATATAATGAAGGCCGTGGCCCGGGTCATGGGTCTGGATGTCGACATTTCCCTGGGTCCCTGGAGTACGGTTCGCAAGCAGCTGGAACACGGCGAGATCGATGCCCTCACAGGCATGTACTATTCTCAGGAACGGGACGAAAAAGTGGATTTCTCCACCAATCACATCGTGGTGCACCACAGTATCTTCACCCGGAAAGGCTCGCCGATAAAAAACCTCAAGGACCTTGTGGGCAAATCCGTCATAGTTCAATCCGCCGACATCATGGACGACTTCGCAAAACGGGAACTGACCGGTTCGTCCATCATCGAAGTGGTAAACCAGGATGAGGCGCTCCGCCTCCTGGCGGGCGGCAAGTACGACGCAGCCCTCCTGGCAACGCTGCAGGGTCTCTACAATGCCCAGAAATACGGACTGGACAACATCACAACCGTGGGAGCCCCCTTGGAGCCCCGGGACTACTGCTTTGCCGTCCCGGAGGGGCACGTGCAACTGCTGGCCAAGCTGAACGAGGGGCTGGCCATCATCCGACAAACCGGCGAATATCGCCAAATCTACGACAAATGGTTTGGCCGCTACGGGCAACCGGACAGCAATTCCACCATTGCCTACCTGAAGACGGCCATCGTGGTGCTGACTGCCTTTGTCCTGGCAGCCTGCATATGGGCGTGGATGGAGCGAAGAAAAAAAACAAGCTGA